In Haliotis asinina isolate JCU_RB_2024 chromosome 16, JCU_Hal_asi_v2, whole genome shotgun sequence, the following are encoded in one genomic region:
- the LOC137268689 gene encoding uncharacterized protein — protein MDEHKKHLDSILAKCQNGRNMLLLSKNKYEKIVQYLKLGTGASYRFKSWIQRRRFQLLQLPDEDQTEVLVVPKQDGMSMGYVRVLHENQIYGKVRDIHVCVLNHGSYTQTLQSVSDLYYDISKDYISEFVRRCDCCQTNSTSDGISNSDFQSSSTMKASPRPLKMMNKVASYFLQDVSVNIIDMRLKPSNEFYFIGHAEDQFSNFSVLFPLKNDSSREIAKNLKKYFLSYFGPPKNLSSGDTPNIAKALDEVTDSWKGNSLSFALDGIKIQIQDAETSATDEVATFIQDSICLIAAEGYSETEWSDWLPEIMLKLNVARRPSASQAPYTVVFGQPASVLSEFDEFLPGRDGGDLSAQESPHNTMKDTEMNRHEEQSHDTSNTSLRDDPNPLTPMFVDVHVKQEPASDEESGRAVFATIKNKSIGETLSVSGKKRNLHLGLKVKENTSEYSVGKTQLPCDNSEIKQEDTEDAEVPCESSCNVPVDSRREDDGSIESPHQDNGTYNINSHHHGQEVGDTGTSVQTPPVTVPWLKVSKMEWHSPRQASDVDASRIDASKTAASVPDVSRRDGSKTTDGDPSLIEDCDDLMTRPTAGNGDETNSEDLGHCVEIDIAEEDSSWDPCAEQSREGHQMRKPIHLPPLETQEMRRKLTKEDVCFVERLKRQNPILILSEIREHLRIERGVEVHVSTISRAMKKKSNSYQEAASLNSQDESQETKLSPSEHGSNGRHTENTERKQLMHKNFLPQDEMFLTYLLHKKPYLTNEEVREQLERQRNLSISLHYLNKKISGMVAHRKSHENQLAHRQGRVDSSRNRDASTMVGSPSGTETSVTLQGQHMMLHQKQPSVMKKWTSVGTNGSETIMGENSLKQTAVPQSKSSPVHDEQLRSRNLSRKMMMPTKRKIHDSLFADLPDSPRQVLENGRNNNSKKKPQNFHAGCESVNQHVTNISVDNCMSPELNDEDTELMVQSSIPSPVKKEVETDQESFFGYETRNDMPHRNGKLQPADLDFLECLKRQNPNITLTEMKYRLLDERNLDVHVSSVCRALKKLVYTQEEMEPNYLVYINSQEAGGSAEYQVDNEDDSLLNDSQFDECSEPQVAYSDEYVQSSNSDNFSHRISSGNLYSGSPDYTLQEEAEDERHSGNLLKLVVDARMESELDGLDVTNNKKLTLKDMQLIRQLKTDDPSITLRNMKACLLKENGKDVHLSTISRALKKMNGSLNHGKTGDVIDLTL, from the exons ATGGACGAACACAAAAAGCACCTGGACAGTATTTTGGCAAAATGTCAGAATGGAAGAAATATGCTTCTGTTATCAAagaacaaatatgaaaaaattgTCCAGTATTTGAAGTTAGGCACAGGAGCTTCCTATCGGTTCAAAAGTTGGATCCAGCGTCGACGCTTCCAGTTGTTGCAGCTGCCGGATGAAGACCAGACTGAAGTACTTGTGGTACCTAAACAAGATGGCATGTCCATGGGTTATGTCAGGGTCTTGCATGAGAATCAGATTTATGGGAAAGTACGAGATATTCATGTCTGTGTGCTAAACCATGGGAGTTACACTCAAACACTTCAGTCTGTTTCTGACCTTTACTATGACATTTCAAAAGATTatatttctgaatttgtgagaAGATGTGACTGCTGTCAAACCAATTCTACAAGTGATGGCATTTCAAACAGTGATTTTCAGTCTTCTTCCACAATGAAGGCATCACCCAGACCCTTGAAAATGATGAACAAAGTTGCTTCTTACTTCTTGCAGGATGTGTCTGTCAACATCATAGATATGAGACTGAAACCATCAAATGAATTTTACTTCATTGGTCATGCTGAGGATCAGTTTTCAAACTTCAGTGTCTTGTTTCCTCTGAAGAATGACAGTTCAAGGGAAATAGCCAaaaatttaaagaaatattttttaagttaTTTTGGTCCCCCTAAGAATTTATCCAGTGGTGATACGCCAAATATTGCCAAGGCGCTTGATGAAGTTACTGATTCATGGAAAGGTAACAGTCTTTCATTTGCGCTTGATGGCATCAAGATTCAAATTCAAGATGCAGAAACATCAGCAACTGATGAGGTAGCGACTTTTATACAGGACAGCATTTGCCTCATTGCAGCTGAGGGCTATAGTGAGACAGAGTGGTCAGATTGGCTCCCAGAAATCATGTTGAAATTGAACGTGGCAAGGAGGCCTTCAGCTTCTCAAGCTCCTTACACTGTAGTGTTTGGTCAGCCAGCATCAGTTCTGTCTGAATTTGATGAGTTTCTACCTGGTCGAGATGGCGGTGATCTTTCTGCACAGGAGAGCCCACACAATACCATGAAGGACACAGAAATGAATAG ACATGAAGAACAAAGCCATGatacatcaaatacatcattGAGAGATGACCCTAATCCCTTGACACCCATGTTTGTTGATGTACATGTGAAGCAAGAACCAGCTTCTGACGAGGAGTCTGGAAGAGCAGTATTTGcaacaatcaaaaacaaaagTATTGGAGAAACTCTATCTGTGTCTGGAAAAAAAAGAAACCTTCATCTGGGCCTAAAAGTTAAGGAAAATACAAGTGAATATTCAGTGGGTAAGACACAATTGCCTTGTGACAATTCAGAGATTAAGCAGGAAGATACAGAAGATGCAGAAGTTCCTTGTGAATCTTCTTGCAATGTTCCTGTGGACTCTAGAAGGGAAGATGATGGGTCAATAGAATCTCCACATCAGGATAATGGTACCTATAACATAAACAGTCACCACCATGGCCAGGAGGTTGGTGACACTGGTACCTCTGTCCAGACTCCACCAGTAACTGTACCTTGGCTTAAAGTCAGCAAAATGGAATGGCATTCTCCAAGGCAAGCTTCAGATGTAGATGCTTCAAGAATAGATGCTTCTAAGACAGCTGCTTCTGTACCTGATGTTTCAAGGAGAGATGGTTCAAAAACAACTGATGGTGATCCCAGCTTGATCGAGGATTGTGATGATCTGATGACAAGACCTACTGCTGGAAATGGGGATGAAACAAATTCTGAGGATTTGGGTCACTGTGTAGAGATAGATATTGCAGAAGAAGACAGCTCATGGGACCCTTGTGCTGAACAATCCAGAGAAGGTCATCAAATGAGAAAGCCAATACATCTCCCTCCCCTAGAGACACAGGAGATGAGAAGGAAACTCACCAAGGAGGATGTCTGCTTTGTTGAAAGATTAAAGAGACAGAATCCGATACTGATTCTCTCTGAAATAAGAGAACATCTCCGCATCGAAAGAGGTGTTGAGGTTCATGTCTCAACTATCTCCAGAGCAATGAAGAAGAAGAGTAATTCCTATCAAGAAGCAGCTTCTCTAAATTCTCAAGATGAATCCCAGGAGACAAAACTTTCACCATCTGAGCATGGATCTAATGGAAGACACACAGAAAACACAGAGAGGAAACAGTTAATGCACAAGAACTTCCTACCCCAGGATGAAATGTTCTTGACCTATTTGTTGCATAAGAAACCATATTTAACCAATGAGGAGGTCAGGGAACAATTAGAAAGGCAAAGAAACTTGTCCATCTCCTTGCATtatctaaataaaaaaatatcaggAATGGTTGCCCATCGTAAAAGCCATGAGAATCAACTAGCCCATAGACAGGGAAGGGTAGATTCATCAAGGAACAGGGATGCCAGCACAATGGTAGGTTCACCCTCTGGAACTGAGACTTCTGTCACCTTGCAGGGTCAGCACATGATGCTGCACCAAAAACAGCCTTCAGTCAtgaagaaatggacttcagtaGGCACCAATGGCAGTGAGACCATCATGGGTGAAAATTCTTTGAAGCAAACAGCAGTTCCTCAGTCAAAATCATCGCCTGTCCATGATGAACAGTTACGCTCTAGAAATTTGTCAAGGAAAATGATGATGCCTACCAAAAGAAAGATTCATGATAGTTTGTTTGCAGATTTGCCAGACAGTCCACGTCAAGTTCTGGAAAATGGTAGGAATAATAATTCTAAGAAAAAACCCCAGAATTTCCATGCAGGATGTGAATCTGTTAATCAGCATGTTACAAATATTTCAGTGGACAATTGTATGTCTCCAGAGTTGAATGATGAGGACACTGAACTGATGGTTCAGAGCAGTATTCCATCACCAGTGAAAAAGGAAGTGGAGACAGATCAGGAAAGCTTCTTTGGATATGAAACCAGGAACGACATGCCTCATAGAAATGGTAAACTTCAGCCTGCTGATTTGGACTTTCTAGAATGTTTGAAGAGACAAAACCCAAACATCACCTTGACTGAGATGAAGTATAGGCTTCTGGATGAGAGGAATCTTGATGTCCATGTGTCGTCTGTCTGCAGAGCTCTGAAGAAACTTGTTTACACTCAAGAAGAGATGGAACCTAACTACTTAGTCTATATTAACAGCCAAGAAGCAGGAGGTTCTGCTGAATATCAAGTTGATAATGAGGATGATTCTTTGTTGAATGATTctcagtttgatgaatgttcaGAGCCCCAGGTGGCATATTCAGATGAATATGTTCAATCTAGCAACAGTGATAACTTCTCACACAGGATATCATCAGGCAATTTGTATTCAGGATCACCAGATTACACCCTCCAAGAAGAAGCTGAGGATGAGAGACATTCAGGAAACCTGCTGAAGTTAGTGGTGGATGCTAGGATGGAAAGTGAGTTGGATGGTCTGGATGTGACCAACAACAAGAAGCTGACGCTGAAGGACATGCAGCTCATAAGGCAACTGAAGACAGATGATCCATCCATAACTCTGAGGAACATGAAAGCCTGTCTTTTAAAGGAGAATGGTAAGGATGTGCACCTTTCAACCATAAGTAGAGCTCTCAAGAAGATGAATGGGTCACTGAACCATGGTAAAACAGGGGATGTTATCGACCTTACATTGTGA
- the LOC137268405 gene encoding uncharacterized protein: MLPTVIALIFCICLMALPGVQGHGRLVEPPSRSSMWRFGFDNPRNYNDNELYCGGFQTQWHVHGGKCGVCGDPWNGTRENEAGGKYANGIIVRKYINGETITINVDLTANHLGYFQFRLCPHNNPLTPVKQECLDRYLLRQADGSDRFNVTTSRRGIYTMAVVLPEHVTCSQCVLQWKYNTGNSWGCEGSTCCVGCGPQEQFYGCADVAVSTDDNDQTTSPSSTSKTSPIQETTKPVVEQTTSESPDTTKPSTDTSTTSTSATTVTSTPASAATSATSVTDSTTDNSDGTRDDCKAVGVWEGNPRIDVWCIGNCARGYCPNDYCSAACRQLKEAS, translated from the exons ATGCTTCCCACCGTCATCGCTCTGATCTTCTGCATTTGTCTGATGGCTCTTCCCGGTGTTCAAGGACACGGGCGTTTGGTAGAACCCCCTTCTCGCTCAAGTATGTGGCGGTTCGGCTTTGACAACCCCCGCAACTACAACGACAACGAACTCTACTGCGGAGGATTTCAG ACACAGTGGCATGTACACGGCGGGAAGTGCGGTGTTTGTGGTGACCCCTGGAACGGAACCCGAGAAAACGAAGCTGGTGGAAAATATGCCAATGGTATTATTGTCCGGAAGTACATAAACGGGGAGACAATCACTATCAACGTTGATCTTACAGCCAATCACTTGG GTTACTTCCAATTCCGCTTGTGCCCTCACAATAACCCACTGACTCCAGTTAAACAGGAATGTTTAGACAGATATCTTCTCAGGCAAGCAGACGGAAGTGACCGCTTCAATGTCACCACTTCACGTCGGGGAATATACACCATGGCGGTCGTACTTCCAGAGCATGTCACATGCTCCCAATGTGTCCTTCAGTGGAAATACAATACAG GTAACTCTTGGGGATGTGAGGGCTCAACTTGTTGCGTTGGTTGCGGACCCCAGGAACAGTTCTACGGCTGCGCAGATGTCGCAGTCTCAACAGACGACAACGACCAGACGACATCGCCATCCTCTACAAGCAAGACTTCTCCAATTCAGGAGACTACGAAACCAGTCGTCGAGCAGACGACATCTGAATCCCCAGATACCACAAAACCTTCAACCGACACCTCAACGACTTCTACCTCAGCGACAACAGTCACATCTACCCCCGCATCAGCTGCGACGTCTGCCACTAGCGTTACCGACAGCACAACGGACAACAGCGATGGTACTAGGGACGACTGTAAAGCAGTGGGTGTTTGGGAAGGAAACCCAAGAATCGATGTCTGGTGTATAGGCAACTGTGCACGTGGCTACTGTCCAAATGATTATTGCTCAGCAGCCTGTCGCCAGCTGAAGGAAGCCAGCTGA